A region of Thermovibrio ammonificans HB-1 DNA encodes the following proteins:
- a CDS encoding DNA polymerase III subunit delta' encodes MFSQVVGHSKTLGVIRSLVERGLFPQSALFVGPEGVGKKTVAVEVLKAITGSPLEVKVVGEEKPPTVEEVRELSSWLFTKPSSGRGKGAVIDMADRMRSEAANALLKTLEEPPEYGYLILVANSEVAVLPTIRSRCKVFRFSRLPDTSVEYALKRLGVEADRRVVKLAGGSVGLALRLSESNVPQLVEAFLKAVKGPKPAREVVPLGELFSSVSREEALLFLQALENYIREEGSLLALEEVIQRAREFLNFYGKPQSVVEWMVLELITGSSRSG; translated from the coding sequence GTGTTCAGCCAAGTAGTGGGTCACTCTAAAACCCTGGGGGTGATAAGGAGCCTCGTAGAGAGGGGACTCTTCCCCCAGAGCGCCCTCTTTGTAGGCCCGGAGGGAGTGGGGAAGAAAACGGTTGCCGTAGAAGTTTTAAAGGCGATAACGGGCTCTCCCCTTGAGGTAAAGGTGGTAGGGGAGGAAAAGCCGCCCACCGTTGAGGAGGTGAGGGAGCTTTCGAGCTGGCTCTTTACAAAACCCTCTTCGGGAAGGGGGAAGGGGGCGGTTATAGACATGGCCGACCGGATGAGAAGCGAGGCGGCAAACGCCCTTCTCAAAACCCTTGAAGAGCCCCCCGAGTACGGCTACCTGATTCTGGTGGCAAACAGCGAGGTGGCCGTTCTGCCGACCATAAGGTCAAGGTGTAAGGTTTTCCGGTTCTCCAGGCTCCCCGACACGAGCGTAGAGTACGCACTGAAGAGGCTGGGGGTTGAGGCCGACAGGAGGGTTGTAAAGCTGGCCGGCGGGAGCGTGGGCCTTGCCCTGAGGCTGAGCGAGAGCAACGTTCCACAGTTGGTAGAGGCTTTTCTAAAGGCGGTAAAGGGCCCCAAGCCCGCACGGGAAGTGGTCCCCCTGGGGGAGCTGTTCAGCAGCGTAAGCAGGGAGGAGGCCCTGCTCTTCCTCCAGGCCCTCGAGAACTACATCCGGGAGGAGGGCTCCCTGCTGGCCCTGGAGGAGGTGATTCAGAGAGCCAGGGAGTTTCTGAACTTTTACGGCAAACCTCAGTCGGTTGTAGAGTGGATGGTTTTAGAGCTCATCACCGGCAGTTCACGTAGTGGATAA
- the tmk gene encoding dTMP kinase encodes MFITFEGIEGCGKSTQARLTYEWLLDRGYTSVLTREPGGTPAAEKVREVLLKRWEERFPPMAELFLYEAARAFHVENLIKPALQEGSIVICDRFTDSTLAYQSFGRGLSREFVALLNRKATGGLKPDLTLLIDLPVEEAFRRIAQKSRDRMESEPLEFHRRVREGFLSIAREEPERVAVIDGRGTVSEVFERVKRVIEERLRCSAK; translated from the coding sequence ATGTTTATCACCTTTGAAGGGATAGAAGGGTGCGGGAAGAGCACCCAGGCTCGGCTAACCTACGAGTGGCTGCTGGATAGGGGTTACACTTCGGTTTTAACCAGGGAGCCGGGGGGAACACCGGCCGCAGAAAAGGTGAGGGAAGTGCTCTTAAAACGCTGGGAGGAGCGTTTTCCGCCTATGGCGGAGCTCTTTCTGTACGAGGCGGCAAGGGCGTTTCACGTTGAGAACCTGATAAAGCCGGCCCTGCAGGAAGGTTCAATTGTGATATGCGACAGGTTCACAGACTCCACCCTTGCCTACCAGAGCTTCGGCCGGGGGCTCAGCAGGGAGTTTGTAGCCTTGTTGAACCGGAAGGCCACCGGAGGCCTAAAGCCGGACCTGACGCTCCTCATAGACCTGCCGGTGGAGGAGGCCTTCAGGCGGATAGCCCAAAAGAGCCGCGACCGAATGGAGTCTGAGCCTTTAGAGTTCCACAGAAGAGTAAGAGAGGGTTTCCTCTCAATCGCCAGGGAAGAGCCCGAAAGAGTTGCGGTTATAGACGGCCGGGGCACGGTAAGCGAAGTGTTTGAAAGGGTGAAAAGGGTAATCGAAGAGAGGCTAAGGTGTTCAGCCAAGTAG